ACGCCGGTTTCACCGAACACCCGTTCCAGCGCTCGCCCGCCACCGGCAAGCGCATCGCGGTGGTCGGTGCCGGCCCGGCCGGGTTGTCCTGCGCCCATCGCCTGGCCATGCACGGCCATGACGTGGTGGTGTTCGAGGCCAGTGAAAAAGCCGGCGGCCTCAACGAATACGGCATCGCCCGCTACAAGCTGGTGGATGACTTCGCCCAGCGCGAGGTGGACTTCCTGCTGGGCATCGGCGGCATCGAAATCCGTCACGGCCAGCGCCTGGGCGACAACCTCGGCCTTGCCGAGTTGCGCGACCAGTACGACGCGGTGTTCCTCGGCCTGGGCCTGAATGCCGTGCGCCAGCTCGGCCTTGCCGACGAACAAGCGCCGGGCCTGCTCGCCGCCACCGACTACATTCGCGAGCTGCGCCAGGCCGACGACCTCACGCAATTGCCCCTGGCCGACCGCTGCCTGGTCATCGGCGCGGGTAACACCGCCATCGACATGGCCGTGCAGATGAGCCGCCTGGGCGCGCGTGACGTCAACCTGGTGTACCGCCGCGGCCACGCCGACATGGGCGCCACCGGCCACGAGCAGGACATCGCCAAGGCCAACCAGGTACGCCTGCACACCTGGGCCCGCCCCGACGCAGTGCTGCTGGACGAAGGCGGCAAGGTGCGCGGCATGCGCTTCGCCCGCACGGCACTTGCCGACGGCCGCCTGCGCGACACCGGGGAAACCTTCGAACTGGCCGCCGACGCGATCTTCAAGGCCATCGGCCAACGCTTCGACGAGCAGAGCTTGAGCGACCCCACGGCCGCGCAACTGGCCCGCGACGGCGAGCGCATCCGCGTCGACGCCAGCCTGCGTACCAGCCTGGCGGGCGTGTACGCCGGGGGTGACTGCACCAGCCTGGGCCAGGATCTCACCGTTCAAGCCGTGCAACATGGCAAGCTGGCCGCCGAAGCCATCCATGCCCAACTCATGCTCAATGTGGAGGCAGCGTAATGGCCGACTTGTCTATCGTATTCGCCGGCATCAAGGCGCCCAACCCATTCTGGCTGGCCTCCGCGCCGCCGACCGACAAAGCCTACAACGTGGTCCGCGCCTTCGAGGCGGGCTGGGGTGGCGTGGTCTGGAAAACCCTCGGCGAAGACCCGGCCGCGGTCAACGTGTCGTCGCGCTACTCGGCGCACTACGGCGCCAATCGGCAGGTGCAGGGCATCAATAACATCGAGCTGATCACCGACCGCTCGCTGGAGATCAACCTGCGTGAAATCACTCAGGTGAAGAAGGACTGGCCCGACCGGGCGCTGATCGTGTCGCTGATGGTGCCGTGCGTCGAGGAATCGTGGAAGTTCATCCTGCCACTGGTGGAGACCACCGGTGCCGATGGCATCGAACTGAACTTCGGCTGCCCCCATGGCATGCCCGAGCGCGGCATGGGCGCGGCGGTGGGCCAGGTGCCGGAGTACGTGGAAATGGTCACCCGCTGGTGCAAGCTGCATTGCAGCCTGCCGGTGATCGTCAAGCTCACGCCCAACATCACCGACATCCGCCAGTCGGCCCGTGCGGCGCATCGTGGCGGAGCGGATGCGGTGTCGCTGATCAACACCATCAACTCGATCACCAGCGTCGACCTCGACCGCATGGTCGCCCACCCGATCGTCGGCGATCAGAGTACCCACGGTGGCTACTGCGGCTCGGCGGTAAAACCCATCGCCCTGAACATGGTCGCCGAGATCGCTCGTGACCCGGAAACCCGTGGCCTGCCCATCTGCGGCATCGGCGGGATCGGCAACTGGCGCGATGCTGCCGAGTTCATCGCGCTGGGCAGTGGCGCGGTGCAGGTGTGCACGGCGGCGATGCTGCATGGCTTTCGCATCGTCGAAGACATGAAGGATGGCCTGGCGCGCTGGATGGACCAGCACGGGCACCGCAACCTGGAGGCCTTCCAGGGGCAGGCGGTGGCGCATACCACCGACTGGAAGTACCTGGACATCAACTACAAGTCGGTGGCGCAGATCGACCAGGCGGCGTGCATTGGTTGCGGGCGTTGCCATATTGCCTGCGAGGACACGTCGCACCAGGCCATTGCCAGCACGCTGAAGGCGGACGGGACCCATGCCTATAGCGTGATCGAGGACGAGTGTGTGGGCTGCAACCTGTGCCAGATCACCTGCCCGGTGGAGAACTGCATCGAGATGGTGGCCCAGGATACCGGGAAGCCTTATCTGAACTGGACGCAGGATCCGCGTAATCCCTACCGCGAAGCGAGCTGAGGCAGTACCGGCCTCATCGCCGGCAAGCCGGCTCCCACAAGGTTCAGCGCAGCCCTGTAGGAGCCGGCTTGCCGGCGATTGGGCTGCAACGCAGCCCTGTAGGAGCCGGCTTGCCGGCGATTGGGCTGCAACGCAGCCCTGTGGGAGCCGGCTTGCCGGCGATTGGGCTGCAGCGCAGCCCTGTGGGAGCCGGCTTGCCGGCGATTGGGCTGCAACGCAGCCCTAAGGCTCCAACCCGATCCCCCGCAGGATCACGCTGGTCACCGTCTGCACCGCCCGCTCGAACGCAGGATCCGATAGCGCGTCACCGCCGTTGAGCACTGCGACCTGATAGCCAAAGTCGGCATAGTGCTGGGTCGATGCCCAGATCATGTATAACAACGCCGAAGGCTCCACCGGCAGAATCCGCCCCTCCTCCACCCAGCGCCGAATCTTGTCTTCCTTGAGCTTGGCCCAGGGCACCAGGCTTTCATCCAGGCTCACGCCCAGCACCGGCGCGCCATGCAGCATCTCTTCGGCCCAGATCTTCGAGCCCAGCGGGCGTGACCGGGAGTGGCCCATCTTGGCGCGGATGTAACTGGTCAGCACCACCCGCGGGTCATCGAAGTTCTCGAAGCACAGGGCGTCCTGCTTCCACACATCCAGCAGGTCCTGCAGCACCGCGCGGAACAGGTCGTCCTTGGTGCTGAAGTAGTAATGCAGATTGGAACGCGGCAGCTCGGCCTGCTCGGCGATATCGCCCATGGAGGTGGCACCGAAACCCTTTTCGGCAAACACCTTTTCGGCGGCCTGCAGAATCTTCTCTACATTGCGCCGACGAATCTCGATCTTGTGGTTGGCCATGGCCTGTCCAAAACGCCTGAAACCTGTCAAGGCTAACAGCTTTGCAACGCCGCGGACCTGATATTTTTGCCAGTTGCGCACGCTCCGGCCCAGCCCCGACACTCAGTGCACCGCGCCAGCCTGCACGCAGGCCGACGAGGCTTCGCCCCCCACTGTAAGGATGATCTGATGAACAAAAAGCAACTGATCAATGACATCGCCAAGCGGGCCGAGATGACCCGTGTCGAAGCGGGATTTGTGCTCAACGAGTTTCTTGATGCCGTTGCCAGCGCGCTAATCGCTGGCGAAAGGATCTCCCTGGTAGGCTTCGGCCAGTTCACCGTGAACCACGTGCCCAAACGGCAGGGGCGCAACCCTCAGACCGGCAAGAAGATCACGATTGCCGCGCGCAACAAACCGGTGTTCAAACCCGGCAAAAAGTTGAAAGAAGCGGTCCGGTAAGCCCTTACCCGCTGCTCGCCCGATCCCGCGCCGGGCACTGCGCCCGGTGCAGGTTCAACGCCGTGTTGATGATGCCGATGTGGCTGAACGCCTGCGGATAATTACCCAGCATGCGCTGCCCGGCCGGGTCGTACTGCTCGGCCAGCAGGCCCAGGTCATTGCACAGCCCGGTCAGCATCTCGTACAGCGCCTGCGCCTGCTGCTGGCGCCCCAGCAACACGTAGACATCGGCCAACCAGAACGAACACACCAGGAACGTGCCCTCCCCCGGCGTGAGCCCGTCACTGCAACTGTCGCTGTCGTAGCGCAACAGCAAGCCGTTCTTCAGCAAGCGTTGCTCGATCTGCTCCAAAGTGCGCAAAAAGCGCGGGTCCTGCGCCGGCAGGAAGCCGGTCAGGGCAATTTGCAGCAGGCTCGCATCCAGCTCGCTCGAACCGTAAGCCTGGACGAAAAAGGCCCCGCTGGCGTCCAGCCCCTGAGCGCAGACCTCACGGTGGATCTCGTCGGCCACCTGGCGGTAATGGCGGCCGCGCTCGCGGTCTTCCTCGGTGGTGTCGGCCAGCCCCGCCGCACGGTCGAAGGCGACCCAGGCCATGACTTTGGAGTGCACGAAATGCTGGCGACCACCGCGCACTTCCCACAGACCTTCGTCCGGCTCGCGCCAGATGCTTTCCACATAGGGCAGGATCAGCCGGGCGATCGCGGCGCTGCGCGGCAGGCGTGGCAGGCCGCCTTTGATTGCCTGGGTCATGGCGTCGGCCAATTCACCGTAGATGTCCAGCTGCCGCTGCTGCGAAGCGGCGTTGCCGACCCGCACCGGTTGCGAGTGTTCGTAGCCCGCCAGCCACGGCAAGGTGTATTCCTGCAGGTCGCGCTCCCCTGCCAGGCCGTACATGATCTGCATCTGCTCGGGGTTGCCCGCCACCGAACGCAGCAGCCACTCGCGCCAGGCCTGGGCTTCGTCGAAGTAGCCCAGGTTCATGAACGCCAGCAGGGTCATGGTGGCGTCGCGCAGCCAGCAAAAGCGGTAGTCCCAGTTGCGCTCGCCGCCTACGCGCTCGGGCAGCGAGGTGGTGACCGCCGCGACGATACCGCCGGTGGGGGCGTAGGTCATGGCTTTCAGGGTCAGCAACGAACGCCGCACCAGGTCGGTGTATGGACCGACGTCCGGGCAGCGGGCAGCGAACGCCTGCCAGTGGTCAATGGTATGCGCCAGGGCCTGGTCGATGTCGCAATCCGGTTGCACTGGCAGGTGCGAGGGCTGGTGGCGCAGGCTGAACACGTGGCGCTCGCCCACACCAACGCGAAAGCGCGCGACCGTGTGGTGGTCGCGGGCGTGGGACGGCACGCTGCTGCACAGGATCAGCCGGTCGGGCCCGGCCACGGCGCTGAGGGTCAAGGGGTCGAGTTTTTCTACCCAGGGGACGCTGCGGCCGTAATCGAAGCGCATCACCAGGTCCATTTCGAAACAGGTTTCGCCGGACAGGCCCTCGACGATACGCACCACCGAGTTGACGTCATCCAACGGCATGAAATCGAGCACACGGGCGCGGCCGCTGGCGGTGACCCAGAGGGTCTCCAGTACCAGGGTGTCATCGAGGTAGCTGCGGCTGCTGTGCTCGACCGGGTCGCTGGGGGCCAGGCGCCAGCGGCCGTTTTCCTCGTTGCCCAGCAGCGCGGCGAACACCGCGGGGGCGTCGAAGCGCGGCAGGCACAGCCAGTCCAGGGAGCCGTCGCGGCTGATCAGGGCGGCGCTGCGGCAGTTACCGAGCAGGGCGTAATCTTCGATATGGGCGGGCATCGGGTCTCCTGTTTGTTGTGTGCCTGCAATGGCCCTATCGCCGGCAAGCCGGCGCCCATAAGGGCCGCAGAGGACCCTGTGGGAGCCGGCTTGCCGGCGATGAGGCCGGTACAGTCACCCCAGTTTGTGCCATTCACGCTTGTCCCGGGTCAGCAGTTCATCCCCGGCTTCTGGCCCATCCTCACCCGCCGGGTACTCGTGTACCTCGCCATCCTGGGCCCAGGCATCGAGAAACGGCTGCACCGCACGCCAGCCGTTCTCGATGTTGTCGGCGCGCTGGAACAAGGTCTGGTCGCCGGTCAGGCAGTCGTAGATCAAGGTCTCGTAGCCGGTCGCCGGGGTCATCTTGAAGAAGTCCTTGTAGGCAAAGCCGAGCTCGACGTTCTCCATCACCAGCTCAGGCCCCGGCCGCTTGGCCTGCAGGTCGAACCACATGCCCTCGTTGGGCTGGATCTGGATCTTCAGGTAATTGGGCTTGGGCCGTTCCAGCTCCGACTCGCGGAACTGCGCATAGGGCGCGGGCTTGAAGCAGATGGCGATTTCGGTGTCGCGCACGCTCATGCGCTTGCCGGTGCGCAGGTAGAACGGCACCCCGGCCCAGCGCCAGTTGTCGATCATCACCTTGAGGGCAACGTAGGTTTCGGTGCGGCTGTCAGGCGCGACCTTGTCCTCTTCACGGTAACCCGGCAGGCGCTTGCGGCCCTGCTTACCCGCCGTGTACTGGCCACGCACGGAATTTCTCAGGGCCATCTTCGCCGACCAGGGGCGGATGGCACCGATGACCTTGGCCTTCTCCCCGCGCACGGCATCG
The Pseudomonas sp. KU43P genome window above contains:
- a CDS encoding HU family DNA-binding protein is translated as MNKKQLINDIAKRAEMTRVEAGFVLNEFLDAVASALIAGERISLVGFGQFTVNHVPKRQGRNPQTGKKITIAARNKPVFKPGKKLKEAVR
- a CDS encoding TetR/AcrR family transcriptional regulator; translation: MANHKIEIRRRNVEKILQAAEKVFAEKGFGATSMGDIAEQAELPRSNLHYYFSTKDDLFRAVLQDLLDVWKQDALCFENFDDPRVVLTSYIRAKMGHSRSRPLGSKIWAEEMLHGAPVLGVSLDESLVPWAKLKEDKIRRWVEEGRILPVEPSALLYMIWASTQHYADFGYQVAVLNGGDALSDPAFERAVQTVTSVILRGIGLEP
- the preA gene encoding NAD-dependent dihydropyrimidine dehydrogenase subunit PreA is translated as MADLSIVFAGIKAPNPFWLASAPPTDKAYNVVRAFEAGWGGVVWKTLGEDPAAVNVSSRYSAHYGANRQVQGINNIELITDRSLEINLREITQVKKDWPDRALIVSLMVPCVEESWKFILPLVETTGADGIELNFGCPHGMPERGMGAAVGQVPEYVEMVTRWCKLHCSLPVIVKLTPNITDIRQSARAAHRGGADAVSLINTINSITSVDLDRMVAHPIVGDQSTHGGYCGSAVKPIALNMVAEIARDPETRGLPICGIGGIGNWRDAAEFIALGSGAVQVCTAAMLHGFRIVEDMKDGLARWMDQHGHRNLEAFQGQAVAHTTDWKYLDINYKSVAQIDQAACIGCGRCHIACEDTSHQAIASTLKADGTHAYSVIEDECVGCNLCQITCPVENCIEMVAQDTGKPYLNWTQDPRNPYREAS
- a CDS encoding NAD(P)-dependent oxidoreductase, with protein sequence MIDALNHLPRPRAGNDALAEQFSDLAPPLTARQAAVESARCLYCYDAPCVNACPSEIDIPSFIHRISDENLQGAAERILSANILGGSCARVCPTEILCQQACVRNNAQECAPVLIGQLQRYALDNAGFTEHPFQRSPATGKRIAVVGAGPAGLSCAHRLAMHGHDVVVFEASEKAGGLNEYGIARYKLVDDFAQREVDFLLGIGGIEIRHGQRLGDNLGLAELRDQYDAVFLGLGLNAVRQLGLADEQAPGLLAATDYIRELRQADDLTQLPLADRCLVIGAGNTAIDMAVQMSRLGARDVNLVYRRGHADMGATGHEQDIAKANQVRLHTWARPDAVLLDEGGKVRGMRFARTALADGRLRDTGETFELAADAIFKAIGQRFDEQSLSDPTAAQLARDGERIRVDASLRTSLAGVYAGGDCTSLGQDLTVQAVQHGKLAAEAIHAQLMLNVEAA
- a CDS encoding glycoside hydrolase family 15 protein translates to MPAHIEDYALLGNCRSAALISRDGSLDWLCLPRFDAPAVFAALLGNEENGRWRLAPSDPVEHSSRSYLDDTLVLETLWVTASGRARVLDFMPLDDVNSVVRIVEGLSGETCFEMDLVMRFDYGRSVPWVEKLDPLTLSAVAGPDRLILCSSVPSHARDHHTVARFRVGVGERHVFSLRHQPSHLPVQPDCDIDQALAHTIDHWQAFAARCPDVGPYTDLVRRSLLTLKAMTYAPTGGIVAAVTTSLPERVGGERNWDYRFCWLRDATMTLLAFMNLGYFDEAQAWREWLLRSVAGNPEQMQIMYGLAGERDLQEYTLPWLAGYEHSQPVRVGNAASQQRQLDIYGELADAMTQAIKGGLPRLPRSAAIARLILPYVESIWREPDEGLWEVRGGRQHFVHSKVMAWVAFDRAAGLADTTEEDRERGRHYRQVADEIHREVCAQGLDASGAFFVQAYGSSELDASLLQIALTGFLPAQDPRFLRTLEQIEQRLLKNGLLLRYDSDSCSDGLTPGEGTFLVCSFWLADVYVLLGRQQQAQALYEMLTGLCNDLGLLAEQYDPAGQRMLGNYPQAFSHIGIINTALNLHRAQCPARDRASSG